The following are from one region of the Lineus longissimus chromosome 19, tnLinLong1.2, whole genome shotgun sequence genome:
- the LOC135502996 gene encoding cytochrome b-c1 complex subunit 7-like, which yields MMRALQKWAYNKSGFCQYGLMRDDVLYETAEVKEAVRRLPPRMYDDRMFRICRALQLSTRKDILPKEEWMTFEKDDNYLTPYLNEVVAEKEEQMEWNKK from the exons ATGATGAGAGCCCTCCAGAAGTGGGCTTATAATAAATCTGGATTCTGTCAATATG GTCTAATGAGGGATGATGTCTTGTACGAGACTGCTGAGGTGAAAGAGGCCGTCCGTCGTCTCCCCCCTCGGATGTACGATGACCGCATGTTCCGAATTTGCCGAGCGCTGCAGTTATCGACGAGGAAAGACATTCTACCAAAAGAGGAATGGATGACATTTGAAAAG GATGATAACTACCTCACACCCTACCTAAATGAGGTCGTGGCAGAGAAGGAAGAACAGATGGAGTGGAACAAGAAGTAA
- the LOC135503284 gene encoding HCLS1-binding protein 3-like, which translates to MPKATVTVRELKNKDTGIDVSIPTYQEIIGLISNTVEFQVVIVTVLRCFKSPEQKDDDVVQFMIKKKPNELEELHAKLNKKYSATVLPPLPKKTLFSDLTFQELRAGFEHFLQFLSVTPKLCSCPIFTEFLGVDHAKAEKLTEGDDRSPSSPEDIEDIFEEHQPRRMSDAKPTEKSTSKPNKPDIFGEDNADDDLDLFTAEAAAKDDDDLDLLALAAAADERAGKGKVKEEDVKIVKPTAVSETKLFDDQDYGGGIDREEADKIFYIPSSEPSEKDSAPLFEVEDNSELLNIEDDLDKLLTAELPSCKKAKPVITVKPHTSSKPDPPDKPTYAPKPVAKPVLPPKPGKPALKPKPGAKPKVTPSGDADDLFSNNSKKSENLDADDIMKYIQDNADDTEVDLFS; encoded by the exons ATGCCTAAGGCCACTGTTACTGTCAG aGAGTTGAAGAATAAAGATACAGGAATAGATGTCAGTATCCCAACATACCAGGAGATAATAGGGTTAATCAGCAATACTGTAGAATTCCAAGTCGTCATAGTTACGGTTTTGAGATGCTTCAAGTCACCCGAACAAAAGGATGATGATGTGGTCCAGTTCATG ATAAAGAAGAAACCAAATGAATTAGAAGAACTCCACGCAAAATTGAATAAGAAATACTCTGCAACGGTGCTTCCACCCTTACCAAAGAAGACATTATTTTCCGACCTTACTTTCCAAGAACTGCGTGCAGGTTTTGAGCACTTCTTGCAGTTCCTCAGTGTGACGCCGAAGTTATGTTCCTGTCCAATATTTACCGAATTCTTAG GTGTTGACCATGCCAAAGCAGAGAAGCTCACCGAGGGTGACGATCGAAGTCCAAGCTCGCCAGAAGATATAGAAGACATCTTTGAAGAGCATCAGCCACGGCGGATGTCCGATGCGAAACCAACAGAAAA GAGTACCAGTAAGCCGAATAAACCAGATATTTTTGGCGAAGACAACGCAGATGACGATTTGGATTTGTTTACCGCCGAAGCGGCTGCTAAAGACgacgatgaccttgacctcctaGCACTTGCCGCAGCAGCAGATGAGAGGGCAGGGAAGGGCAAAGTGAAAGAAGAGGATGTGAAGATTGTGAAACCGACAGCGGTTTCAG AAACTAAACTATTTGATGACCAGGACTATGGCGGTGGAATTGACCGAGAGGAGGCGGACAAGATATTCTACATACCAAGCTCAGAACCGTCTGAGAAAGACAGTGCCCCGTTGTTCGAGGTGGAAGATAACTCAGAAttgttaaa TATCGAAGACGACTTGGACAAACTACTGACCGCCGAGCTTCCATCGTGTAAAAAGGCGAAGCCTGTGATTACGGTGAAACCACACACTTCCAGTAAACCTGATCCCCCTGACAAACCGACATATGCTCCAAAACCTGTCGCGAAACCCGTCCTACCGCCAAAACCAGGAAAACCTGCCCTAAAACCGAAACCAGGTGCCAAGCCAAAGGTGACACCTAGTGGTGATGCAGATGACTTATTTTCTAATAATTCGAAAAAATCGGAAAATTTGGACGCGGACGACATTATGAAATATATTCAGGATAATGCTGATGACACAGAAGTTGATTTGTTTTCTTGA